A genome region from Flavobacterium sp. CFS9 includes the following:
- a CDS encoding GIY-YIG nuclease family protein: MIYTYIIYSKALDKYYIGSCQDVEKRLQDHLNSRSNYTKVAKDWKLKYYETFPTRSEACKRELQIKKMKSRKYIETLIETKG, encoded by the coding sequence ATGATCTACACTTATATCATATACTCAAAAGCGCTTGACAAATATTATATCGGTTCCTGTCAGGATGTTGAAAAACGGCTTCAGGATCATTTAAACAGTAGAAGTAATTACACAAAAGTTGCCAAAGATTGGAAACTAAAATACTATGAAACTTTTCCAACCAGAAGTGAAGCCTGCAAAAGAGAATTACAAATCAAGAAAATGAAAAGTCGAAAATATATTGAAACTCTAATTGAAACAAAAGGCTAG